One Ruficoccus amylovorans DNA window includes the following coding sequences:
- a CDS encoding ArdC family protein — protein sequence MKKSAYDRVTERMIELLEKGVCPWRKPWNRIAGRPRNFASDRPYSGINWFLLQTASFDLPYFMTFIQVKAKGGSVTKGSKGLPVVYWGTFERDDENNGKSVTDKDSEARKIPFLKSYTVFNACQVEGIDFPDLPESDPLAFSPIEAAEQIIAGWKDGPEVLHGYKHACYLPATDEIQLPPKARFASVEEYYATRFHEMSHASGSPKRLNRTMSTTYGDKDYSREELIAEMTSAFLCAHCGIDNSVIENSAAYLQGWINILKGDSKLVVIAASQAQKAANLILGIGEGES from the coding sequence ATGAAAAAATCCGCCTACGACCGAGTGACCGAACGCATGATTGAACTGCTTGAGAAGGGCGTTTGCCCTTGGCGTAAACCTTGGAACCGCATTGCAGGCCGTCCTCGTAACTTTGCCAGTGATCGGCCTTACTCCGGCATCAACTGGTTTCTCTTGCAGACCGCCAGTTTTGACCTCCCTTACTTCATGACTTTTATCCAGGTGAAGGCCAAAGGAGGGAGCGTCACAAAGGGCAGCAAGGGCTTGCCCGTGGTCTACTGGGGCACCTTTGAACGCGACGACGAGAACAACGGCAAATCCGTCACAGACAAGGACAGCGAAGCCCGTAAAATCCCCTTCCTAAAGTCTTACACCGTCTTTAACGCCTGTCAGGTTGAAGGGATTGACTTCCCCGATTTGCCCGAGTCAGACCCGCTGGCATTTAGTCCTATCGAGGCCGCCGAGCAGATTATTGCAGGCTGGAAGGATGGCCCGGAGGTCTTACACGGCTATAAACACGCCTGTTACCTCCCGGCCACCGATGAAATCCAGCTCCCTCCCAAGGCCCGCTTTGCCTCAGTAGAGGAATATTACGCAACGAGGTTCCATGAAATGTCCCACGCGAGCGGCTCCCCGAAGCGCCTTAACCGAACCATGAGCACCACCTATGGAGACAAGGACTACTCGCGCGAGGAACTCATTGCGGAAATGACCTCTGCTTTCCTCTGCGCCCATTGTGGGATCGACAATAGTGTCATCGAGAATTCTGCCGCATATCTTCAGGGCTGGATCAATATTCTGAAGGGTGACAGCAAGCTGGTTGTCATCGCCGCCAGTCAGGCCCAGAAAGCCGCCAACCTCATCTTGGGAATAGGGGAGGGGGAGTCATAA